The proteins below are encoded in one region of Metabacillus dongyingensis:
- the thrB gene encoding homoserine kinase has protein sequence MKEGDMLKIKVPGSTANLGPGFDSVGLAVNRYLELRVTPAETWSFIPLNEEMLTIPRDEENLIYQVAKRVASSYESALPGCTVEVWSDIPMARGLGSSAAAIVAGVELANELCSLKLSMKEKLHLASIIEGHPDNAGASLYGGLVVGLHQEQVTELVAVDEVDVDLVAVVPPYKLYTKDARDVLPGYLEYSGAVEASAVSNVLVAAVLSNNWPLAGKMMQKDLFHQPYRGTLIKELSKVQKAAMDAGAYGAALSGAGPTVLAFTAKGKGKTLAKLLKAQFPKCEVEELTPVLEGSNVYYEAHSGQVRDSIG, from the coding sequence GTGAAGGAAGGCGACATGTTAAAGATAAAAGTTCCCGGAAGCACAGCGAATCTTGGACCTGGCTTTGATTCTGTCGGTCTTGCTGTTAATCGTTATCTGGAACTGAGGGTTACTCCTGCTGAAACATGGTCTTTTATTCCGTTAAATGAGGAAATGCTCACTATCCCAAGAGATGAAGAAAACCTCATTTATCAAGTTGCAAAAAGAGTGGCATCATCTTATGAATCTGCCCTGCCCGGCTGTACTGTTGAGGTATGGAGCGATATTCCTATGGCACGGGGGTTAGGGAGCAGCGCTGCTGCTATCGTGGCGGGAGTGGAGCTTGCAAATGAATTATGCTCTTTAAAGTTAAGCATGAAAGAAAAGCTGCATCTTGCCAGTATTATTGAAGGCCACCCGGATAATGCAGGAGCATCTTTGTACGGAGGTTTAGTAGTGGGACTTCATCAGGAGCAAGTAACAGAATTGGTAGCCGTTGATGAAGTCGACGTAGATCTAGTAGCAGTTGTTCCTCCATACAAGCTGTATACAAAAGATGCCCGCGACGTCCTTCCCGGGTATTTGGAATACAGCGGGGCAGTAGAGGCAAGCGCAGTCAGCAATGTTTTGGTAGCAGCTGTTCTGTCAAACAACTGGCCGCTTGCAGGGAAAATGATGCAAAAAGATTTATTTCACCAGCCGTATCGCGGTACTTTGATTAAGGAGCTTTCGAAAGTACAGAAAGCGGCAATGGATGCAGGTGCATATGGCGCAGCTCTCAGCGGTGCGGGCCCTACTGTCTTGGCATTTACGGCTAAAGGGAAAGGGAAAACACTCGCTAAACTGCTTAAAGCGCAATTTCCTAAATGTGAAGTTGAAGAGCTGACACCAGTATTAGAGGGATCAAATGTTTATTATGAAGCCCATTCTGGACAAGTTCGGGATTCGATTGGATAG
- the thrC gene encoding threonine synthase: MWKGLLNQYRNYLPVNDNTPLLTLNEGNTPLVFLPTLSEQLGLELYAKTEGANPTGSFKDRGMVMAVAKAKEEGSDTVICASTGNTSAAAAAYAARAKMRCIIVIPDGKIAFGKLAQAVMYGAEIIAIKGNFDQALTMVRSMSEKLPITLVNSVNPYRLEGQKTAAFELCDALGAAPDILSIPVGNAGNISAYWKGFLEYDSIHQTGLPQMHGFEAEGAAAIVRNQVIENPETIATAIRIGNPASWDKAVKAAEQSNGFIDEVTDEEIIEAYQLLAKTEGIFAEPASCASIAGLIKSAKKGVYQKGAKAVAVLTGNGLKDPNVAVDLSEIKPIVLPNDELAVMEQLKGVGAW, from the coding sequence ATGTGGAAAGGTCTCTTGAATCAATACCGGAATTACTTGCCCGTAAATGACAACACACCTTTACTTACATTGAACGAGGGGAATACCCCTCTTGTTTTTTTACCAACTCTATCAGAGCAGTTAGGTCTTGAGCTTTATGCTAAAACAGAAGGCGCTAATCCGACGGGCTCCTTTAAAGACAGAGGAATGGTAATGGCTGTTGCAAAAGCGAAAGAAGAAGGCAGTGATACAGTCATCTGTGCTTCTACGGGAAATACATCAGCTGCAGCAGCTGCCTATGCGGCCAGAGCGAAAATGCGCTGCATTATTGTCATTCCTGATGGGAAAATTGCGTTTGGAAAACTGGCACAGGCAGTGATGTACGGAGCAGAAATCATCGCTATAAAGGGAAACTTCGATCAGGCGCTGACTATGGTCCGCAGCATGTCTGAGAAGCTTCCTATTACTCTTGTGAACTCTGTGAACCCTTACAGGCTTGAAGGGCAAAAAACAGCTGCATTCGAGCTTTGTGACGCATTGGGAGCAGCTCCGGATATTCTCTCAATACCCGTCGGCAATGCCGGAAACATTTCTGCTTATTGGAAGGGCTTTTTAGAATATGACAGCATTCATCAGACTGGCCTCCCGCAAATGCACGGCTTTGAAGCAGAGGGAGCAGCTGCCATTGTGCGCAATCAAGTGATTGAAAATCCAGAAACGATTGCAACTGCCATTCGGATCGGCAACCCGGCAAGCTGGGACAAAGCTGTTAAAGCAGCTGAGCAGTCAAACGGCTTTATTGATGAAGTAACAGACGAGGAAATTATTGAAGCCTATCAGCTTTTAGCAAAGACAGAAGGCATTTTTGCAGAGCCTGCTTCTTGTGCTTCCATTGCAGGATTAATAAAGAGCGCCAAGAAGGGCGTTTATCAAAAGGGAGCTAAAGCAGTTGCTGTTTTAACAGGAAATGGATTAAAAGATCCAAACGTGGCTGTTGATCTCTCTGAAATCAAACCAATCGTGCTTCCTAACGATGAACTTGCCGTTATGGAGCAGCTTAAGGGAGTGGGTGCATGGTGA
- a CDS encoding homoserine dehydrogenase produces MKAIQVGLLGLGTVGSGVVKIIDDHQDKLMHQVGCPVKVKKILVQDIDKKRQVEFGKELLTKNADEVIHDPDIDVIIEVMGGVEHTKEYILQALRAKKHVVTANKDLMAVYGTELLDAATENGCDLFYEASVAGGIPILRSLVDGLASDRINKMMGIVNGTTNFILTKMSKQGSPYEEVLKEAQDLGYAESDPTADVEGLDAARKMAILARLGFSMHVDLEDVSVKGISEVTDEDISYSKRLGYTMKLIGIANRNHNKVEVSVQPTLLPDYHPLASVNNEYNAVYVYGEAVGETMFYGPGAGSLPTATAVVSDLVGVMKNMRLGVNGRSAVLPQFEKALKQSDEIYAQHFLRIHVKDQVGAFSTITSLFSERGVSFEKILQLPLKNSNLAEIVIVTHQASNKDFDEILANLLDLEVVQGIKSSYRVEGNGYL; encoded by the coding sequence ATGAAAGCAATTCAAGTTGGTTTGTTGGGACTAGGCACAGTCGGAAGCGGTGTAGTGAAAATTATAGATGATCACCAGGATAAATTGATGCATCAGGTAGGCTGTCCAGTTAAGGTGAAAAAGATCCTAGTACAGGATATTGATAAAAAAAGACAGGTTGAATTCGGAAAAGAGCTTCTGACGAAAAACGCTGATGAAGTTATTCACGATCCTGATATAGATGTCATTATTGAAGTAATGGGCGGTGTCGAGCATACAAAGGAATATATTCTTCAGGCTCTTCGAGCTAAAAAGCATGTAGTTACAGCAAATAAGGATCTTATGGCCGTCTATGGCACGGAGCTATTAGATGCTGCAACAGAAAATGGCTGTGACCTATTTTATGAAGCAAGTGTTGCCGGCGGAATTCCGATTTTAAGAAGTTTAGTAGATGGACTTGCTTCAGACCGGATCAACAAAATGATGGGAATCGTGAACGGGACAACGAATTTCATCTTAACAAAAATGAGCAAACAGGGAAGTCCATATGAAGAAGTGCTGAAAGAAGCCCAGGATCTTGGCTATGCTGAGTCGGATCCTACTGCCGACGTAGAAGGTCTGGATGCTGCCCGCAAAATGGCGATTCTCGCACGCCTCGGTTTTTCAATGCACGTAGATTTAGAGGATGTAAGTGTCAAAGGGATCAGTGAAGTAACGGATGAGGACATCAGCTACAGCAAGAGACTTGGGTATACAATGAAGCTGATCGGCATCGCCAACCGCAACCATAATAAAGTCGAAGTCAGTGTACAGCCTACACTGCTGCCCGATTATCATCCATTGGCATCGGTTAACAACGAATATAACGCTGTTTATGTATACGGAGAAGCTGTAGGAGAAACGATGTTCTACGGCCCGGGTGCAGGCAGCCTGCCGACTGCAACAGCTGTTGTTTCTGATCTAGTAGGCGTCATGAAAAATATGAGACTTGGTGTGAATGGACGAAGCGCAGTTCTTCCTCAATTTGAAAAAGCATTGAAGCAGAGCGATGAAATCTATGCTCAGCATTTCCTGCGCATTCATGTGAAAGATCAGGTTGGTGCATTTTCAACCATTACTTCCTTGTTCTCAGAACGCGGGGTCAGCTTTGAGAAAATTCTCCAGCTTCCGCTAAAAAACAGCAATCTGGCAGAAATTGTGATTGTCACGCATCAGGCATCAAATAAAGACTTTGATGAGATTCTGGCTAACCTGCTTGATCTTGAAGTCGTACAGGGCATTAAAAGCTCATATCGCGTAGAAGGGAACGGTTACTTATGA
- a CDS encoding 2-hydroxyacid dehydrogenase: MKTPKIFITRKCPEESLEALKSLGEVQMWDKEDEPCPRDLLLEKAKEADALLTMLSDQVDEELLNKAENVKVISNLAVGYDNINLDYAKQKNVIITNTPDVLTDTTADLTFALILAAARRVIEAADYVKEGKWTSWSPLLLAGADVHHKTIGIVGMGKIGQAVAKRAKGFDMNILYHNRSRDYDAENKLEAVYKSLNELLAQSDFVVCMTPLTNETKKMFNADSFRKMKSSAIFINTSRGGTVVEEDLIKALEEGEIAGAGLDVFENEPISPDHPLLKLPNTVALPHIGSATLETRYAMIDCCVQNIKSVLTGKSPITPLN; the protein is encoded by the coding sequence ATGAAAACGCCAAAAATATTCATAACACGAAAATGTCCTGAAGAAAGTTTGGAAGCGCTTAAGAGTTTAGGGGAAGTGCAGATGTGGGATAAAGAGGATGAGCCATGTCCGCGAGACCTCCTGCTTGAAAAAGCAAAAGAAGCAGATGCTCTCTTGACGATGCTTTCCGATCAGGTTGACGAGGAGCTGCTTAACAAAGCAGAAAACGTAAAAGTCATTTCAAACCTTGCTGTAGGATACGACAATATTAATCTTGACTATGCGAAGCAAAAAAATGTGATCATTACAAATACACCTGATGTTTTAACAGATACAACAGCTGACCTCACCTTTGCCCTCATCCTCGCTGCTGCCAGGCGGGTCATTGAAGCGGCAGACTATGTGAAGGAAGGGAAATGGACAAGCTGGAGCCCTCTTTTGCTTGCGGGAGCAGATGTTCATCATAAAACGATCGGGATTGTCGGCATGGGAAAAATAGGCCAGGCTGTGGCAAAACGAGCAAAGGGATTTGACATGAACATTCTATATCATAATCGGTCTAGAGATTACGATGCTGAAAATAAATTGGAGGCAGTTTATAAAAGCCTGAATGAACTGCTGGCACAATCAGATTTTGTAGTCTGCATGACGCCTCTTACGAATGAAACGAAAAAGATGTTCAATGCTGACAGCTTCAGGAAAATGAAATCCTCAGCTATTTTTATTAATACATCGCGAGGCGGAACCGTTGTGGAGGAGGATTTGATAAAAGCCCTTGAAGAAGGTGAAATTGCAGGAGCGGGATTGGATGTATTTGAAAATGAACCGATAAGCCCCGATCATCCGCTGTTAAAGCTTCCAAATACAGTAGCGCTTCCTCATATTGGCAGTGCAACGCTTGAAACAAGATACGCTATGATCGATTGTTGTGTTCAGAATATCAAGTCGGTTTTAACAGGGAAATCTCCCATTACGCCATTAAATTAG
- the yutH gene encoding spore coat putative kinase YutH: MVEKLIREQYGLRVAETFRVGNYEAFSYHQHVYLMVPLSHIDDEELYELYNMSQFLLERGDPFVAVFLLTKQGNLYIEWEKKKYGILKTSYIPSERVFQMGRELARFHQKARSYPYQVSKISRIGQWKVLWEKRTDQLEGFWRGKVSSQPLDSFEKMFAESFPYYMGLAENAIQYLVDTELDDEPQPIDSATVCHHRFNSDTWRSSGLVKIPTDWVFDHCSRDIAEYLRNQFFEHPDMLRQDGFLLLDEYDRTTPLSSFSWRLIYSRLLLPIHYFECIEDYYLSSETDKPYYEAKLSEMLKSSSKYEGFLKSYAQLLSMRTKKIYLPDIHWL; encoded by the coding sequence CTGGTGGAAAAATTGATTCGGGAACAATATGGACTTAGAGTGGCAGAGACATTCAGAGTAGGTAATTATGAAGCTTTCTCATATCATCAGCATGTCTATTTGATGGTCCCGCTGTCACATATAGACGATGAAGAGCTTTATGAACTGTATAATATGAGTCAATTTCTGCTTGAACGCGGAGACCCGTTTGTGGCGGTTTTTTTGTTAACGAAGCAAGGGAATTTATATATAGAATGGGAAAAAAAGAAATATGGAATTCTGAAAACCTCTTATATTCCAAGTGAGCGGGTGTTTCAGATGGGCAGAGAACTTGCACGATTTCACCAGAAAGCCAGGAGCTATCCCTATCAGGTGTCCAAGATAAGCAGAATTGGCCAATGGAAGGTGCTTTGGGAAAAGCGCACAGATCAGCTTGAGGGGTTTTGGAGAGGAAAAGTCAGTTCGCAGCCGCTTGATTCTTTTGAAAAAATGTTCGCTGAATCCTTTCCATATTATATGGGCCTTGCCGAAAATGCTATTCAATACTTAGTAGACACAGAACTTGACGATGAGCCTCAGCCCATTGATTCAGCAACTGTCTGTCATCACAGATTCAATTCGGATACATGGAGATCATCAGGACTTGTTAAAATTCCGACAGATTGGGTGTTTGATCACTGCAGCAGAGATATTGCCGAATATTTAAGAAACCAATTTTTTGAACATCCCGATATGCTGCGCCAGGATGGATTTTTACTTTTAGATGAGTATGACCGGACAACGCCGCTTTCGTCTTTTTCATGGAGACTCATTTACAGCCGCCTGCTGCTGCCGATTCATTATTTTGAATGCATTGAGGATTACTATTTATCATCAGAGACTGATAAACCCTATTATGAGGCAAAGCTTTCGGAAATGCTCAAGTCTTCCTCCAAATACGAAGGATTCCTGAAATCGTATGCACAATTACTTTCCATGCGGACGAAAAAAATCTATTTGCCGGATATACATTGGCTATAG
- a CDS encoding phosphatidylglycerophosphatase A — translation MKEKAKMDIVEKTARQWIQDRGVKVEDIAELVYFLQVKYHPSLTIDQCLENIDRVLSKREVQNAILTGIQLDILAEKKMLEEPLQAIIESDESLYGVDEIIALSIVNIYGSIGFTNYGYIDKEKPGILKFLNDKSSGMVHTYLDDIIGAIAAAASSRLAHRAKNTE, via the coding sequence ATGAAAGAAAAAGCGAAGATGGATATTGTTGAAAAAACAGCAAGACAATGGATACAGGACCGCGGCGTAAAGGTAGAAGATATCGCAGAACTTGTATACTTTCTGCAAGTCAAATATCATCCTTCATTAACAATCGATCAATGTTTGGAAAATATAGATCGAGTATTATCAAAAAGAGAAGTGCAAAATGCCATATTAACCGGCATACAATTAGATATTCTGGCGGAGAAAAAAATGCTTGAGGAACCGCTTCAGGCCATCATCGAAAGTGATGAAAGCCTTTATGGGGTTGATGAAATCATTGCCCTGTCCATCGTCAACATCTATGGATCAATCGGATTTACGAACTACGGCTATATCGACAAAGAAAAACCTGGAATCCTTAAATTCCTCAATGATAAATCATCCGGAATGGTCCATACCTATCTCGATGATATCATCGGAGCCATAGCAGCCGCAGCATCAAGCAGGCTTGCTCATCGGGCTAAGAATACTGAGTGA
- a CDS encoding TIGR01457 family HAD-type hydrolase encodes MKKYKGYLIDLDGTMYRGKERIEEASEFVKLLIEKEIPYLFVTNNSSRTPQQVADKLNSFDIPADEDKVFTTSRATANFIYEKKADATVYVIGEEGIQQALIERGLTLVDENPDFVVTGIDRDITYEKLALGCIAVRNGAAFISTNGDIAIPTERGLLPGNGSLTSVIAVSTTVQPIFIGKPESIIMEQALKVLGTDYEDTLMVGDNYDTDIKAGMNTGLDTLLVHTGVTLREHLLNYEEKPTYTVDSLSEWFEKI; translated from the coding sequence ATGAAGAAGTACAAAGGCTATTTAATTGACCTGGATGGAACCATGTATCGAGGCAAAGAGCGAATCGAAGAAGCAAGCGAATTCGTTAAATTATTAATAGAAAAAGAAATCCCATATTTGTTTGTTACCAATAATTCATCAAGAACCCCACAGCAGGTAGCAGATAAATTAAATTCATTTGATATTCCTGCAGACGAGGATAAAGTATTTACAACAAGCAGGGCAACGGCAAATTTCATTTATGAGAAAAAAGCAGATGCGACCGTTTATGTGATTGGAGAAGAAGGCATTCAGCAGGCATTGATCGAACGGGGCCTGACGCTTGTTGATGAAAATCCTGATTTTGTCGTAACAGGGATAGACAGAGACATTACTTATGAAAAATTAGCATTGGGCTGTATTGCTGTTCGCAATGGTGCAGCTTTTATCTCAACAAATGGCGATATTGCCATACCTACAGAACGCGGACTGCTTCCGGGCAATGGTTCATTAACATCAGTCATTGCTGTTTCTACAACTGTACAGCCGATTTTTATCGGTAAACCGGAAAGCATCATTATGGAACAGGCTTTAAAAGTACTGGGTACAGACTATGAAGATACGTTAATGGTCGGCGATAACTATGATACAGATATTAAAGCGGGCATGAATACAGGTTTGGACACTCTGCTTGTCCATACTGGAGTGACTCTGCGTGAGCATTTGCTGAACTATGAGGAAAAGCCAACTTATACGGTTGATTCATTGTCTGAGTGGTTTGAAAAAATTTAA
- a CDS encoding DUF86 domain-containing protein has translation MYFVDREKIEETLVYFEKNLTLFAEHKEWKTDIEVKALERLAQMIIEAILDTGNAIIDGFIMRDPGSYEDIIDIMLDEKVVAAAEADGLKEVIGFRKQLVQEYLFIDHTALKDIFNKQSVVLDGFPSRVRAYLENELGPVSAFRH, from the coding sequence ATGTATTTTGTAGATCGCGAAAAAATCGAAGAAACCCTGGTTTATTTTGAAAAAAACCTTACTCTATTTGCTGAGCACAAAGAATGGAAAACAGACATCGAAGTGAAAGCGCTTGAACGTCTTGCCCAAATGATCATTGAAGCCATACTCGATACCGGTAATGCAATTATTGACGGTTTTATTATGAGAGACCCGGGCAGCTATGAGGATATTATCGATATTATGCTCGATGAAAAAGTGGTTGCCGCTGCTGAAGCTGATGGACTGAAAGAAGTAATCGGTTTCCGGAAACAGCTCGTACAGGAGTATCTATTCATCGATCACACTGCACTTAAAGACATCTTTAATAAACAGTCAGTTGTGCTTGACGGTTTTCCATCCCGCGTAAGAGCTTATCTGGAAAATGAACTTGGACCGGTTTCTGCTTTTAGACATTAA
- a CDS encoding DUF3055 domain-containing protein — protein MSERFYLYDDTVETKTRFVSFMGENSRFDLAIVKSDRYYGKHLVMNLLSSRFAIIGEDDLNEPGYIEHAFSLEEDEATELREFLYEMV, from the coding sequence ATGTCCGAAAGATTTTATTTATATGATGATACAGTCGAAACAAAAACACGCTTTGTGAGTTTCATGGGTGAAAACAGCCGCTTTGATTTAGCCATTGTTAAGTCAGACCGTTATTATGGAAAACACCTTGTTATGAATTTATTGAGCAGCCGTTTTGCGATTATCGGCGAAGATGACTTAAACGAACCGGGATATATTGAGCATGCTTTCAGCCTCGAGGAAGATGAAGCAACTGAGCTGAGGGAATTTTTGTATGAAATGGTGTAA
- a CDS encoding cytosolic protein gives MDDKEKREYTDFSNVEDMRNMVLPEIFPEGPYGAPRGKDEPVENKSSEWKEGQRYYSAYNYEFKSLHQNLPRQYPGAHPAHDDPEKNEEPPYTSK, from the coding sequence ATGGATGATAAAGAAAAACGGGAGTATACTGATTTTTCAAATGTTGAAGATATGAGAAATATGGTCCTGCCGGAAATTTTCCCAGAGGGGCCTTACGGTGCGCCGCGGGGAAAGGATGAACCTGTGGAAAACAAAAGCTCTGAGTGGAAAGAGGGTCAGCGGTATTACAGCGCTTATAACTATGAGTTTAAATCGCTGCATCAGAATCTGCCAAGGCAGTATCCGGGAGCGCATCCTGCCCACGATGACCCGGAGAAAAATGAAGAACCTCCATATACGTCAAAATAA
- a CDS encoding YutD family protein, whose translation MITVQNHSFELIKDEKNGFNEEAFKARYSEILNKYDYIVGDWGYNQLRLKGFFDDQNQKASYDTKISTLDEYIFEYCNFGCAHFVLKKIKK comes from the coding sequence GTGATAACGGTTCAAAATCATAGCTTTGAACTCATTAAGGATGAAAAGAATGGTTTCAATGAAGAAGCATTTAAAGCGCGTTACTCAGAAATCCTGAATAAATATGATTATATCGTCGGTGACTGGGGCTATAACCAGCTTAGACTAAAAGGCTTTTTTGATGATCAAAATCAAAAAGCTTCCTATGACACAAAAATCAGCACCCTTGATGAATACATTTTTGAGTACTGCAATTTTGGATGCGCCCACTTTGTTTTAAAAAAAATAAAGAAATAA